A genomic window from Helicobacter pylori includes:
- a CDS encoding outer membrane protein, with protein sequence MNRFLKRGVLAFFLSACLRADDLVTYTVVKEEDLGYQRFLAKKCLRGKTHPPCFTKPKKPTRKPFNIDKSSHYYGTSVVQMSWLQSREKFENHSKYRDIPFAEVSLIYGYKQFFPKKERYGFRVYVSLDYAYGFFLKNKGMLGDSLRESSQIPKRYREKLQRKETFINAIFYGVGADFLYKRAFGTLILGMNFVGETWFYETNIFKKWAKDPSSIYHPYMFQVMLNVGYRYRFSRYKNWAIEFGARIPFLTNDYFETPLYTLHFKRNISVYLTSTYDF encoded by the coding sequence TTGAACAGGTTTCTCAAAAGGGGGGTTTTAGCGTTCTTTTTAAGCGCATGTTTAAGGGCTGATGATTTAGTTACCTATACGGTCGTCAAAGAAGAAGATCTAGGATACCAACGATTTTTAGCCAAGAAGTGTTTAAGGGGTAAAACCCACCCTCCGTGTTTCACTAAGCCTAAAAAGCCAACGAGAAAGCCTTTTAACATAGACAAAAGTTCTCATTATTACGGCACAAGCGTGGTGCAAATGTCATGGCTACAGAGTAGGGAAAAATTTGAAAACCATTCAAAATACCGAGACATTCCTTTCGCTGAAGTCAGTTTGATTTATGGCTATAAACAATTTTTTCCTAAAAAAGAGCGTTATGGTTTCCGTGTTTATGTTTCTTTGGACTATGCTTATGGTTTTTTTCTTAAAAATAAAGGCATGTTAGGCGATAGTTTGAGAGAAAGCTCGCAAATCCCTAAAAGGTATAGAGAAAAATTGCAAAGGAAAGAGACTTTTATTAACGCTATTTTTTATGGCGTGGGAGCTGACTTTTTATACAAACGCGCGTTTGGAACGCTGATTTTAGGAATGAATTTCGTGGGAGAAACTTGGTTTTATGAAACAAATATTTTTAAAAAGTGGGCTAAAGATCCTTCAAGCATTTATCACCCTTACATGTTTCAAGTGATGCTGAATGTGGGGTATCGCTACCGCTTTTCAAGGTATAAGAATTGGGCGATAGAATTTGGCGCTCGCATTCCCTTTCTAACCAACGATTATTTTGAAACCCCCTTATACACCCTTCATTTCAAGCGCAATATCTCTGTCTACCTCACTTCAACTTATGATTTTTAG
- the hpaA gene encoding flagellar sheath lipoprotein HpaA, with the protein MKKNGHFKDFAWKKCLLGASVVALLVGCSPHIIETNEVALKLNYHPASAKAQALDEKILLLRPAFQYSDNIAKEYENKFKNQTAIKVEEILQNQGYKVISVDSSDKDDFSFAQKKEGYLAVAMNGEIVLRPDPKRTTQKKSEPGLLFSTGLDKMEGVLISAGFIKVTIIEPMSGESLDSFTMDLSELDIQQKFLRTTHSSHSGGLVSTMVKGTDNSNDAIKSALNKIFMDIMQEIDKKLTQKSLESYQKDAKELKNKRNR; encoded by the coding sequence ATGAAAAAAAATGGTCATTTTAAGGATTTTGCATGGAAAAAATGCCTTTTAGGCGCGAGCGTGGTAGCGTTATTAGTGGGATGCAGCCCGCACATTATTGAAACTAATGAAGTCGCTTTGAAATTGAATTACCATCCAGCTAGCGCTAAAGCTCAAGCGTTAGACGAAAAGATTTTGCTTTTAAGGCCAGCTTTCCAATATAGCGACAATATTGCTAAAGAGTATGAAAATAAATTCAAAAATCAAACCGCAATTAAGGTTGAAGAGATTTTACAAAATCAAGGCTATAAGGTTATTAGCGTGGATAGTAGCGATAAAGACGATTTTTCTTTTGCACAAAAAAAAGAAGGGTATTTGGCTGTCGCTATGAATGGGGAAATTGTGTTACGCCCTGATCCTAAAAGAACCACACAGAAAAAATCAGAACCCGGGTTATTATTTTCCACTGGTTTGGACAAAATGGAAGGGGTTTTGATTTCAGCCGGTTTTATCAAGGTTACTATAATAGAGCCTATGAGTGGGGAATCTTTGGATTCTTTCACGATGGATTTGAGCGAGTTGGATATTCAGCAAAAATTCTTGCGAACCACCCACTCAAGCCATAGCGGGGGGTTAGTTAGCACTATGGTTAAGGGAACGGATAATTCTAATGATGCGATTAAGAGCGCTTTGAATAAGATTTTTATGGATATTATGCAAGAAATAGACAAAAAACTCACTCAAAAGAGTTTGGAATCTTATCAAAAAGACGCCAAGGAATTGAAAAACAAGAGAAACCGATAA
- the moaC gene encoding cyclic pyranopterin monophosphate synthase MoaC, with amino-acid sequence MPLTHLNEENQPKMVDIGDKETTERIALASGRISMNEEAYNAIVNHCVKKGPVLQTAIIAGIMGAKKTSELIPMCHSIMLNGVDIDILEEKETCSFKLYARVKTQAKTGVEMEALMSVSIGLLTIYDMVKAIDKGMVISGVMLEHKSGGKSGDYNAKK; translated from the coding sequence ATGCCACTCACTCATTTGAATGAAGAAAATCAGCCTAAAATGGTGGATATAGGGGATAAAGAAACCACTGAAAGAATCGCTCTAGCAAGCGGTCGTATCAGCATGAATGAAGAAGCTTATAACGCTATTGTTAATCATTGCGTTAAAAAGGGTCCGGTGTTACAGACTGCAATTATTGCTGGGATTATGGGGGCTAAAAAGACAAGCGAGCTCATTCCCATGTGCCATTCAATCATGCTCAATGGGGTGGATATTGATATTTTAGAAGAAAAAGAGACTTGCAGTTTTAAACTCTATGCAAGAGTCAAAACTCAAGCTAAAACGGGCGTAGAAATGGAGGCTTTAATGAGCGTGAGCATAGGGCTTTTAACCATTTATGACATGGTGAAAGCCATTGATAAGGGCATGGTGATTAGCGGTGTGATGTTAGAGCATAAGAGTGGAGGCAAAAGTGGGGATTATAACGCTAAAAAATAG
- the mog gene encoding molybdopterin adenylyltransferase: MQTIHIGVLSASDRASKGVYEDLSGKAIQEVLREYLLNPLEFHYEIVADERGLIEKSLIKMCDEYQCDLVVTTGGTGPALRDVTPEATEKVCQKMLPGFGELMRMTSLKYVPTAILSRQSAGIRNKSLILNLPGKPKSIRECLEAVFPAIPYCVDLILGNYMQVNEKNIQAFRPKQ; encoded by the coding sequence ATGCAAACGATTCATATAGGCGTTTTGAGCGCAAGCGACAGAGCGTCAAAAGGGGTTTATGAAGATTTAAGCGGTAAAGCGATACAAGAAGTGTTGCGTGAATATTTGCTCAATCCTTTAGAATTTCATTATGAAATTGTCGCTGACGAAAGAGGATTGATTGAAAAATCGCTGATTAAAATGTGCGATGAGTATCAATGCGATTTAGTCGTTACTACAGGAGGCACAGGCCCTGCTTTAAGAGATGTAACCCCAGAAGCCACAGAAAAAGTGTGCCAAAAAATGCTTCCTGGGTTTGGAGAGCTTATGCGAATGACCAGCTTGAAATACGTGCCTACAGCGATTCTATCGCGCCAAAGCGCTGGCATCAGGAACAAGAGTTTGATTCTCAATCTTCCCGGTAAGCCAAAAAGCATTAGAGAATGTTTAGAGGCGGTTTTTCCAGCCATTCCTTATTGCGTGGATTTGATTTTAGGAAATTACATGCAAGTGAATGAAAAAAACATTCAAGCGTTTCGCCCCAAACAATAA
- a CDS encoding molybdopterin synthase catalytic subunit, whose amino-acid sequence MLKIIQGALDTDKLLKAYQEEACAKNFGAFCVFVGIVREENHLQGLSFDIHEALLKAWFEKWHHRAKDWGVTLKMAHSLGDVLIGQSSFLCVLMGKNRKNALELYENFIEDFKRNAPIWKYDLVNNERIYAKERSHLLKGSGILA is encoded by the coding sequence GTGTTAAAAATCATTCAAGGGGCGTTGGATACTGACAAGCTTTTAAAAGCCTATCAAGAAGAGGCTTGTGCTAAAAACTTTGGAGCGTTTTGCGTGTTTGTGGGGATTGTGAGAGAAGAAAATCACCTTCAAGGCTTGAGTTTTGATATTCATGAAGCGTTGTTAAAGGCTTGGTTTGAAAAATGGCACCATAGAGCCAAAGATTGGGGCGTAACGCTGAAAATGGCGCACAGCTTAGGCGATGTTTTGATAGGGCAAAGCTCATTTTTATGCGTTTTAATGGGAAAGAATAGAAAAAACGCCTTAGAATTATACGAAAATTTTATTGAAGATTTTAAGCGTAACGCCCCTATTTGGAAATACGATTTAGTCAATAATGAACGCATCTACGCCAAAGAAAGAAGCCACCTTTTAAAAGGGAGCGGGATTTTAGCTTAA
- a CDS encoding MoaD/ThiS family protein, with the protein MVEVRFFGPIKEENFFIKASDLRELRAVLQEKESLKEWLSVCAVAINDRLIDNLDAPLKDGDVISLLPPVCGG; encoded by the coding sequence ATGGTAGAAGTGCGGTTTTTTGGGCCCATAAAAGAAGAAAATTTTTTCATCAAAGCGAGCGATTTAAGGGAATTGAGAGCGGTTTTACAAGAAAAAGAGAGCCTAAAAGAGTGGTTGAGCGTTTGCGCTGTCGCAATTAATGATCGTTTAATAGATAATTTAGATGCGCCTTTAAAAGATGGCGATGTGATTAGTTTGTTGCCACCGGTTTGTGGGGGCTAG
- the ribA gene encoding GTP cyclohydrolase II: MKRLEVSNQAKLPTQFGEFYIQCFREKNSNGSKDHLVIFTLDFPENPLVRLHSECLTGDALGSQKCDCGGALQMALERISKEGGLVIYLRQEGRGIGLFNKVNAYALQDKGYDTIQANEMIGFKDDERDYSIAGEILEYYRIKKIRLLTNNPKKIAALEKYAEVTRESLIVCANEHNQGYLEVKKLKMGHLL, from the coding sequence TTGAAACGATTAGAAGTTTCTAACCAAGCCAAATTACCCACTCAATTTGGGGAGTTTTATATCCAGTGTTTTAGAGAAAAAAACTCTAATGGCTCTAAAGATCATTTAGTGATTTTCACCCTTGATTTTCCAGAAAATCCTTTAGTACGCTTGCATTCAGAATGCTTAACCGGCGACGCTCTAGGCTCTCAAAAATGCGATTGCGGAGGGGCGTTGCAAATGGCGTTAGAAAGGATTTCTAAAGAAGGGGGGCTAGTGATTTATTTGCGCCAAGAAGGGCGTGGGATAGGGCTGTTTAATAAAGTCAATGCTTACGCTTTACAAGATAAGGGCTATGATACCATTCAAGCCAATGAAATGATAGGGTTTAAAGACGATGAAAGGGATTATAGCATTGCAGGCGAGATTTTAGAATATTACCGCATTAAAAAAATACGCTTGCTCACGAATAACCCTAAGAAAATCGCCGCTTTAGAAAAATACGCTGAGGTTACAAGAGAGAGCTTGATCGTGTGCGCTAATGAACACAATCAAGGGTATTTGGAAGTCAAAAAACTTAAAATGGGGCATTTATTGTGA
- a CDS encoding DUF3943 domain-containing protein, whose product MVVWGLGCSFLNANSIQLEETLRRPSKNLIWQHFRKKFKKSNTIPYAPNSRWKYLGTSIGILGVSLVIGIIGLYLMPESVTNWDREKFGIKSWFENVRMGPKLDNDSFIFNEILHPYFGAMYYMQPRMAGFSWITSAFFSFITSTVFWEYGLEAFVEVPSWQDLVITPLLGSILGEGFYQLTRYIQRNGGRLFGSLFLGRLVIALMDPIGFIIRDLGLGEALGIRNKHEIHSSLSPNGLNLTYKF is encoded by the coding sequence GTGGTGGTTTGGGGGTTAGGCTGTAGTTTTTTAAACGCTAATAGCATTCAATTAGAAGAAACGCTCAGACGCCCCTCTAAAAATCTTATCTGGCAACACTTTAGAAAGAAGTTTAAAAAAAGCAATACGATCCCTTATGCCCCTAATAGCCGTTGGAAATATTTAGGCACGAGCATTGGGATTTTGGGCGTATCGTTGGTGATAGGGATTATAGGGTTGTATCTCATGCCAGAGAGCGTAACGAATTGGGATAGAGAAAAGTTTGGCATCAAAAGTTGGTTTGAGAATGTCCGCATGGGGCCAAAACTAGACAACGATAGTTTTATTTTCAATGAAATTTTGCACCCTTATTTTGGGGCTATGTATTATATGCAACCGCGCATGGCTGGGTTTAGCTGGATAACTTCGGCGTTTTTTTCTTTTATCACTTCTACGGTTTTTTGGGAATATGGCTTGGAAGCGTTTGTGGAAGTGCCTAGCTGGCAGGATTTAGTGATCACGCCTTTATTAGGATCGATTCTAGGGGAAGGGTTTTACCAGCTCACGCGCTATATCCAACGCAATGGGGGTAGGCTTTTTGGCTCTTTATTTTTGGGGCGTTTGGTTATTGCACTGATGGATCCTATCGGTTTTATCATTAGGGATTTAGGGCTTGGGGAAGCTTTAGGGATCCGCAATAAACATGAAATCCATTCCAGTCTAAGCCCTAATGGTTTGAATTTGACTTACAAATTTTAA
- a CDS encoding bifunctional 3,4-dihydroxy-2-butanone 4-phosphate synthase/GTP cyclohydrolase II — MVLKRVTEALEAYKNGEMLIVMDDEDRENEGDLVLAGIFSTPEKINFMATHARGLICVSLTKDLAKKFELPPMVSVNDSNHETAFTVSIDAKEAKTGISAFERHLTIELLCKDTTKPSDFVRPGHIFPLIAKDGGVLARTGHTEASVDLCKLAGLKPVSVICEIMKEDGSMARRGDKFLSDFALKHNLKTLYVSDLISYRLENENLLKMFCQEEREFLKHQTQCYTFLDHQQKNHYAFKFKGAKANDLAPLVRFHPIKEDFDFLTTDAFEVFFKALEYLKREGGYLVFMNTHSKENNIVKDFGIGALVLKNLGIKDFRLLSSSEDRQYQALSGFGLRLVETISL; from the coding sequence ATGGTTTTAAAACGAGTTACTGAAGCTTTAGAAGCGTATAAAAATGGCGAAATGCTGATTGTCATGGACGATGAAGACAGAGAAAATGAGGGGGATTTGGTTCTAGCCGGGATTTTTTCCACCCCTGAAAAAATCAATTTCATGGCCACGCATGCCAGGGGGTTGATTTGCGTGTCTTTAACCAAAGATCTAGCGAAAAAATTTGAATTACCCCCTATGGTTAGCGTGAATGATTCTAACCATGAAACCGCTTTCACGGTATCCATTGACGCTAAAGAAGCCAAAACCGGGATTTCTGCTTTTGAAAGGCATTTAACGATTGAATTATTGTGCAAAGACACCACCAAACCGAGCGATTTTGTGCGCCCGGGGCATATTTTCCCTTTGATCGCTAAAGATGGAGGCGTGTTAGCGCGCACGGGCCATACTGAAGCGAGCGTGGATTTGTGCAAATTGGCTGGATTAAAACCGGTGAGCGTGATTTGTGAAATCATGAAAGAAGATGGCTCTATGGCGAGGAGAGGGGATAAATTTTTGAGCGATTTTGCCCTTAAACACAACCTTAAAACCCTTTATGTCTCTGATTTGATCAGCTATCGTTTGGAAAATGAAAATCTGCTTAAAATGTTTTGTCAAGAAGAAAGAGAATTTTTAAAACACCAAACGCAATGCTACACTTTTTTAGACCACCAGCAAAAAAACCATTACGCTTTTAAGTTTAAAGGTGCAAAAGCCAACGATTTAGCCCCTTTAGTGCGCTTCCACCCTATCAAAGAGGATTTTGATTTTTTAACGACTGATGCGTTTGAAGTGTTTTTTAAAGCGTTAGAATATTTGAAGCGCGAGGGGGGTTATTTGGTTTTTATGAACACCCATTCTAAAGAAAATAATATCGTTAAAGATTTTGGGATTGGGGCGTTAGTGTTAAAAAATTTGGGGATAAAGGATTTTAGGCTTTTAAGCTCTTCTGAAGACAGGCAGTACCAAGCTTTGAGCGGGTTTGGGCTTAGACTTGTAGAAACGATTAGCCTTTAA
- a CDS encoding glycosyltransferase family 25 protein: MRVFIIHLSPKTCHDFSLKETRIAPLLKSLKLQGISYEIFDAIYSKTSPTQLHPLILEHLHPSFAVGDLLAFCKDKKHPPCAFKNFFYALKHCGKRMGFGELGCYASHYSLWQKCIELNEAICILEDDIALKEHFKESLEFCYQHINELGYIRLMHLEENVAKKKTSVKGVSQILNFKDGIGTQGYVLAPKAAQKLLKYSAQKWVMPIDCVMDRHYWHGVKNYVLEEFAIFCDAMNAQNSNTEKQRPKKLPLSIRIGRSLHKGAIKQWNILKLLFPH, encoded by the coding sequence ATGCGTGTTTTTATTATCCATTTAAGCCCAAAAACTTGTCATGATTTTTCTTTAAAAGAAACCCGTATCGCTCCCCTTTTAAAGAGTCTCAAACTTCAAGGGATCTCTTATGAAATCTTTGATGCGATCTATTCTAAAACCTCTCCCACTCAATTGCACCCCTTGATTTTAGAGCATTTGCACCCTTCTTTTGCGGTTGGAGATTTGTTGGCTTTTTGTAAAGATAAAAAACACCCCCCATGCGCGTTCAAAAATTTCTTTTACGCGCTCAAGCATTGCGGGAAGAGGATGGGGTTTGGGGAGCTTGGGTGCTATGCGAGCCATTATTCTTTGTGGCAAAAATGCATAGAACTCAATGAAGCGATCTGTATTTTAGAAGATGACATCGCTTTAAAAGAGCATTTTAAAGAAAGCCTAGAGTTTTGTTACCAACACATCAACGAATTAGGCTATATCCGTTTGATGCATTTAGAAGAAAATGTGGCTAAAAAAAAGACTTCCGTTAAAGGGGTTTCTCAAATCTTAAATTTTAAAGATGGTATTGGCACTCAAGGGTATGTTTTAGCCCCAAAAGCCGCGCAAAAATTATTGAAATACAGCGCGCAAAAATGGGTTATGCCCATAGATTGCGTGATGGATAGGCATTATTGGCATGGGGTTAAAAACTATGTGTTAGAAGAATTTGCGATTTTTTGCGATGCAATGAACGCTCAAAATTCCAACACAGAAAAACAAAGGCCTAAAAAATTACCCTTAAGCATTAGGATAGGCCGATCTTTGCATAAAGGCGCGATCAAACAATGGAATATCTTGAAATTGCTTTTTCCTCACTAA
- a CDS encoding M48 family metallopeptidase has protein sequence MLENIPITIQKSKKIKTLSLSVTPSLEVFLKMPYSCSQARANAFLKEQEIWLKKTFPIMQEKYSLLQTNLQTYKNKILIFDEVKNANDYTLKDLKKILKTYLDHKLPLIAQKMQTAYTSFNIRNNAKVLGSCSYHNRLSFALLLIGAQKEAIDYVIIHELAHTIHKNHSKNFWRCVEIFCPNYQTLRNHLKQNIIFYSQLLKPLKP, from the coding sequence ATGTTAGAAAATATTCCTATCACCATTCAAAAAAGTAAAAAGATTAAAACCTTAAGTTTGAGCGTAACGCCCTCTTTAGAAGTGTTTCTCAAAATGCCCTATTCTTGCTCTCAAGCCAGGGCGAACGCTTTTTTAAAAGAGCAAGAAATTTGGCTAAAAAAAACCTTTCCAATCATGCAAGAAAAATACTCACTCCTACAAACTAACCTACAAACTTATAAAAACAAAATCCTCATCTTTGATGAGGTTAAAAACGCTAACGATTACACCCTAAAAGATCTTAAAAAAATCCTAAAAACTTACTTGGATCACAAACTCCCCTTAATCGCGCAAAAAATGCAAACTGCATACACCAGTTTTAATATTAGAAACAACGCCAAGGTTTTAGGGAGCTGCTCTTATCATAACCGCTTGAGTTTTGCGTTATTGTTGATTGGTGCTCAAAAAGAAGCCATTGATTATGTCATCATTCATGAGCTCGCCCACACGATCCACAAAAACCATTCTAAAAATTTTTGGCGTTGCGTGGAAATCTTTTGCCCCAATTACCAAACCCTAAGAAACCATTTAAAACAAAATATTATTTTTTATTCCCAACTGCTCAAGCCATTGAAACCCTAA
- the acpS gene encoding holo-ACP synthase, with product MIGIDIVSIARIEKCVKRFKMKFLKRFLSPSEILLCKDKSSTIAGFFALKEACSKALQVGIGKELSFLDMHISKSPKNAPLITLSKEKMNYFNIQSLSASISHDAGFAIAVVMVSSSNL from the coding sequence ATGATTGGCATAGATATTGTCTCTATTGCTAGGATAGAAAAGTGCGTGAAACGCTTTAAAATGAAGTTTTTAAAGCGTTTTTTATCGCCAAGCGAGATTCTTTTATGCAAGGATAAATCAAGCACGATCGCCGGGTTTTTCGCGCTCAAAGAGGCTTGCTCTAAAGCCCTTCAAGTGGGCATTGGCAAGGAATTGAGCTTTCTAGACATGCACATTTCTAAAAGCCCTAAAAACGCCCCCTTAATCACCCTTTCCAAAGAAAAAATGAACTATTTTAACATCCAAAGCTTGAGCGCGAGCATCAGCCATGACGCTGGTTTTGCAATAGCGGTTGTAATGGTTTCTTCGTCAAATTTATAA
- the fliL gene encoding flagellar basal body-associated protein FliL: MAEEQENTAQQPPKKSKTLLFVIIGSVLVMLLLVGVIIMLLMGNKEESKENAPKNAQEVQANPMANKNQEAKEGSNIQQYLVLGPLYAIDAPFAVNLVSQNGRRYLKASISLELSNEKLLNEVKVKDTAIKDTIIEILSSKSVEEVVTNKGKNKLKDEIKSHLNSFLIDGFIKNVFFTDFIIQ; the protein is encoded by the coding sequence ATGGCAGAAGAACAAGAAAATACCGCACAACAACCCCCAAAAAAAAGCAAAACCCTTTTATTTGTCATCATTGGGAGCGTGTTAGTGATGCTTTTATTGGTGGGGGTGATTATCATGCTGCTGATGGGGAATAAGGAAGAATCTAAAGAAAATGCCCCTAAAAACGCCCAAGAAGTTCAAGCTAATCCTATGGCGAACAAAAATCAAGAAGCCAAAGAAGGCTCTAATATCCAACAATATTTAGTGCTTGGGCCTTTGTATGCGATTGATGCGCCTTTTGCGGTGAATTTAGTCTCTCAAAATGGCCGACGCTACCTTAAAGCTTCTATTTCGTTGGAATTGAGTAATGAAAAACTTTTAAATGAAGTCAAGGTCAAAGACACAGCGATTAAGGACACGATCATAGAAATCCTATCGTCTAAAAGCGTGGAAGAGGTGGTTACTAATAAGGGTAAAAACAAGCTTAAAGATGAAATTAAAAGCCATTTGAATTCGTTTTTGATTGATGGCTTTATTAAGAATGTTTTTTTCACTGATTTTATCATTCAATAA
- the rsmD gene encoding 16S rRNA (guanine(966)-N(2))-methyltransferase RsmD, producing MPNHQPVKKFKIIGGDCKGLGLNLPKISSTRPTKAIVRESFFNTLQAEIKGAHFIEAFSGSASMGLEALSRGAKSALFFEQNKDAHATLLENISLIKNRLKKEIEIQTFLDDAFKHLPTLRLKNGVLNILYLDPPFETSGFLGIYKKCFQALERLLERFNQTNLLVVFEHESTHEMPKSLATLAIIKQKKFGKTTLTYFQ from the coding sequence ATGCCAAATCATCAACCAGTAAAAAAATTTAAGATTATTGGGGGGGATTGCAAGGGGCTAGGGTTGAATTTGCCTAAAATTTCTAGCACACGCCCCACCAAAGCGATCGTAAGAGAGTCGTTTTTTAACACTTTGCAAGCAGAAATTAAAGGGGCGCATTTTATAGAAGCGTTTTCAGGCAGCGCTTCTATGGGGTTAGAGGCTTTGAGTAGGGGAGCAAAGAGCGCTTTGTTTTTTGAGCAAAATAAAGACGCTCATGCCACGCTTTTAGAAAATATTTCTCTTATTAAAAACCGCTTGAAAAAAGAAATTGAAATCCAAACCTTTTTAGATGACGCTTTCAAACATTTGCCCACGCTGCGCTTAAAAAATGGCGTTTTGAATATCCTTTATTTGGATCCGCCTTTTGAAACAAGCGGGTTTTTAGGGATTTATAAAAAATGTTTTCAAGCGTTAGAAAGGTTGTTGGAACGCTTTAATCAAACAAATCTTTTAGTGGTGTTTGAGCATGAAAGCACGCATGAAATGCCTAAAAGTCTTGCAACTTTAGCTATAATCAAACAGAAAAAATTCGGGAAAACGACTTTAACTTATTTTCAATAG
- a CDS encoding MBL fold metallo-hydrolase, which translates to MEILRRECGAVEENAYIVKLSSGIDFIIDPGFSSSEWVLENAKNPKAILITHGHYDHVWDSAQLSKILKNTPIYAPKDDVFMLENDIFHLGMPVFSPNFSVPCNKGCTTLEIANTTIKYWHFPGHTPGCSIIEIEGVIFSGDFIFYRSIGRYDFPYSNEKDMKESLIRFQNLDFSKDIEIYPGHGDKTSFFAEREHSKIWVSRMA; encoded by the coding sequence TTGGAAATTTTAAGGCGAGAATGTGGGGCGGTGGAAGAAAACGCTTATATTGTGAAGCTTTCTAGTGGGATAGATTTCATTATAGATCCCGGATTTTCTAGCAGCGAATGGGTGTTAGAAAACGCCAAAAACCCTAAAGCGATTTTAATCACGCATGGGCATTATGACCATGTCTGGGATAGCGCCCAACTATCAAAAATCCTTAAAAATACCCCCATTTACGCCCCTAAAGATGATGTGTTCATGCTAGAAAATGATATTTTTCATTTGGGCATGCCCGTTTTTAGCCCCAATTTTAGCGTGCCTTGCAACAAAGGTTGCACGACTTTAGAGATAGCAAACACGACCATTAAATACTGGCATTTTCCCGGACACACGCCCGGCTGTTCTATCATAGAAATAGAAGGGGTGATTTTTAGCGGGGATTTTATTTTTTATCGCAGCATTGGCCGTTATGATTTCCCTTATTCTAATGAAAAAGACATGAAAGAGTCCTTGATAAGGTTTCAAAATTTAGATTTTTCTAAAGACATAGAGATTTATCCAGGGCATGGGGATAAAACGAGTTTTTTTGCTGAAAGAGAGCATTCTAAAATTTGGGTTTCAAGGATGGCTTAA
- a CDS encoding HesA/MoeB/ThiF family protein, whose translation MLSQLEKERYLRHIMLEDVGEEGQLKLLQSSVLVVGAGGLGSVVLMYLCAAGIGKIGVVDFDVVKMSNLQRQIIHSQDFLNQSKVSSAKARLKQLNAGIEIEIFEERFKANNALSLIGPYDFIIDATDNFDAKFLINDACVLAQKPYSHAGVLEYRGQSMSVLPHSACLACVFDKPPKKGLNPTSGLFGVLPGILGCIQASECLKYFLGFETLLINTLLIADIKTMDFKKIQASKNPECRVCGAHKITHLQDYEI comes from the coding sequence TTGCTAAGCCAGCTAGAAAAAGAGCGTTATTTGCGCCATATCATGCTAGAAGATGTGGGCGAAGAGGGCCAATTAAAGCTTTTACAATCTAGCGTTCTAGTCGTTGGAGCTGGGGGGCTTGGCTCAGTGGTTTTAATGTATTTGTGTGCTGCTGGGATAGGAAAAATAGGCGTTGTAGATTTTGATGTAGTAAAGATGAGTAATTTGCAACGCCAAATCATCCATTCACAGGATTTTTTAAACCAATCTAAAGTCTCTAGCGCGAAAGCCCGCTTGAAACAACTCAATGCGGGTATTGAAATAGAGATTTTTGAAGAACGCTTTAAGGCCAATAACGCTCTTTCTCTCATAGGGCCTTATGACTTTATCATAGACGCTACAGACAATTTTGACGCTAAATTTTTGATTAATGACGCTTGCGTGTTAGCCCAAAAACCCTATTCGCATGCTGGAGTTTTAGAATACAGAGGACAAAGCATGAGCGTTTTACCCCATAGCGCATGTTTAGCGTGTGTTTTTGACAAGCCCCCTAAAAAGGGATTAAATCCTACTTCAGGGCTTTTTGGGGTCTTGCCTGGAATTTTAGGGTGTATCCAAGCGAGTGAATGCCTTAAATATTTTTTAGGGTTTGAAACTTTACTTATAAATACTTTACTTATAGCCGATATTAAAACGATGGATTTTAAAAAAATTCAAGCTTCCAAAAACCCTGAATGTAGGGTTTGTGGCGCGCATAAAATCACGCATTTACAAGATTATGAAATTTAG